From a single Columba livia isolate bColLiv1 breed racing homer chromosome 19, bColLiv1.pat.W.v2, whole genome shotgun sequence genomic region:
- the ARRDC1 gene encoding arrestin domain-containing protein 1, giving the protein MGKVQLFEIRLSESRVVYSPGEPLAGTVTVRLSGSLQYRAIKVSCVGSCGVSNKINDTAWTVEEQYFNSTLSLADKGVLPAGEHSFPFQFLLPASAPTSFEGPFGKVLHQVKAVIDTPRFSKDYKCNKIFYILCPLNLNDIPDIEQPNTMSVTKKFNYKLVKSGNVILTATSDLKGYIVGQAIQLRTDIENKSGRDTGPVVASLLQKVAYKSKRWIYDLRTIAEVEGSGVKAWKHAEWKEQILVPALPQSILQGCSLIHIDYYIQVSLKSPEVSVTLPIYIGNIAVNRVPLSPSRSIQHIPSAVVPSAPPEEEEAAGGYHPMDNVSIPTKSHSQQQPFSYAPGLSFQEIRVDSEQTGSPNHPTLCLSTGATVPYYAEGNVVPVPTASSLILPPEYSTWGYPYEAPPSYEQSCSSANSSISNGN; this is encoded by the exons CCATCAAGGTGAGCTGCGTTGGATCCTGTGGCGTGTCTAACAAGATCAATGACACAGCGTGGACCGTGGAGGAGCAGTACTTCAACAGCACGCTGTCCCTGGCAGACAAAG GGGTGCTGCCGGCTGGAGAGCACAGCTTTCCCTTCCAGTTCCTGCTGCCAG cctctgctcctacatcctttgaaggtccttttgGCAAGGTCCTCCATCAGGTGAAAGCTGTGATAGACACACCTCGCTTCTCCAAGGACTACAAATGCAACAAGATCTTCTACATTCTCTGCCCTCTCAACTTGAATGACATCCCTGACATTGAG cagcCCAACACTATGTCAGTCACCAAGAAGTTCAACTACAAGCTTGTGAAAAGTGGCAACGTTATCCTGACTGCCACTTCGGATCTGAAAGGGTACATCGTGGGGCAAGCGATCCAGCTCCGCACCGACATAGAGAACAAATCGGGCCGGGACACCGGGCCCGTGGTGGCCAGTCTGCTCCAG AAAGTGGCTTATAAATCCAAACGCTGGATTTATGACCTGAGGACCATCGCGGAGGTGGAAGGCTCAGGAGTGAAAGCCTGGAAACACGCAGAATGGAAGGAGCAGATCCTCGTTCCGGCACTGCCCCAGTCCATTCTGCAGGGCTGTAGCCTCATACATATTGACTACTACATCCAG gTTTCCCTCAAGTCACCAGAGGTTTCCGTCACTCTCCCCATTTACATTGGTAACATTGCTGTGAACAGGGTGCCCCTGAGCCCCTCCCGCTCCATCCAGCACATCCCATCTGCAGTGGTACCCAGTGCCCCCCcggaggaagaggaggctgcCGGCGGTTACCACCCCATGGACAATGTCTCAATCCCCACCAAAAGCcattcccagcagcagccgttcagCTACGCCCCAGGACTGAGCTTCCAGGAGATACGGGTGGACTCGGAGCAGACAGGCTCCCCAAACCATCCCACGCTCTGCCTGTCGACGGGAGCCACTGTCCCTTACTACGCTGAGGGGAACGTGGTGCCTGTCCCCACGGCCAGCTCTCTCATTTTGCCTCCGGAATACAGCACGTGGGGGTACCCGTACG AGGCGCCTCCGTCCTAcgagcagagctgcagcagtgcCAACTCCAGCATCAGCAATGGCAACTAG